The following are from one region of the Nicotiana tabacum cultivar K326 chromosome 3, ASM71507v2, whole genome shotgun sequence genome:
- the LOC142177338 gene encoding uncharacterized protein LOC142177338 — MHDFIMAEDSELWDVICDGPYIPMKNIGDLPLTMPKTRKEYTNTDRKAVEKNFRAKKILEIWEALQIAHEGTTQVKQSKIDMLTTEYELFRMKDNESIQDTYTRFTSIINELYSLGEIIPRIKLVRKILSILPSSWESKVNAITEAKDLQELTIDELKMVRRNGGIPKRGNSSKPKNYDFCHKCGKPGHFIKDYPFLNQEHSKYNLEKAAKRNPVPDKHFKRKRSADNMVKRALASWGDSSSESEDETDACDSSMMAVESDENEYNSIFALMAQSDDDEDDDNSEVNFRDVQRNLKSYSPKKLMSLASVLIDVYHSLVEDKNVLTLELGEAEQTRDDLERDDLLIVIVDLRETIEGLRTKSTPGNSGKGKEVSSEAHIRPENELKALKTSMCVETEKNKHLQTKLERVKSDLEKSLKWTWSSEAITAMYVNNGGNRQRIRFQREKTPYNPHIKYVTILHNWLCTHCGNNGHFKENCQAMVQYIQKNKVFAKNVTTKKGPGNNERKQSAMIYDKGNKVEFLSNICTVTNLLTGEVVLVAKRYKNIYIADFKSIQSGDLSCLKAIDDDDQLGKVDAKSDEGIFLGYSSQSKAYKIYNKWTQCVEESVHVIFDESYPSCKKNNKDDQDGEPLLVPGEVIDMTNGKVNMMSQMEIMLTLPQGNQVPRACWYERLSKFLLENGFTRGEIDNTLFMKKRGRNLLIVQFYVDDIIFGEIADSLCENLQNSWEYIKELLKRFDMEASKVINTHIATATRLDMDEVGSPVNQTMYKGIVGSLLYLPASRPDIVFSVGLCEGYLVDRKSTSGMTHFLGSCLNSWGTRKQNSQLEDFGVFTNCVPLLCNNTNALNMSKNPIQHKRTKHIDVRHHFLRDNMEKGLIYMKFYNTEDQIADIFTKALSMEHFIE; from the exons atgcatgattttatcatggctgaagattctgAGTTGTGGGATGTCATATGTGATGGTCCTTATATCCCAATGAAAAACATTGGAGATCTTCCATTGACGATGCCAAAGACCAGAAAAGAATACACTAACACAGACAGAAAAGCTGTGGAGAAAAattttcgtgccaagaaaattTTG gagatatgggaagctttGCAAATAGCACATGAGGGAACCACTCAAGTAAAGCAATCTAAGATTGATATGCTCACTACTGAGTATGAACTCTTTAGGATGAAGGACAATGAATCTATTCAAGATACGTACACAAGATTCACgtccatcataaatgagttatACTCACTTGGTGAAATCATTCCCAGGATCAAGCTAGTGAGGAAGATTCTTAGTATCCTgcccagttcttgggaaagcaaggtgaatgcTATTACTGAAGCAAAGGACCTGCAGGAGCTGACCATAGACGAGCTG AAGATGGTTAGAAGAAATGGAGGAATACCAAAAAGGGGCAACTCCAGCAAACCAAAGAACTATGATTTCTGCCACAAGTGTGGAAAGCCAGGGCACTTCATCAAAGATTATCCTTTCCTGAACCAAGAACACTCCAAATACAACCTTGAGAAAGCAGcaaagaggaacccggttcctgacaAGCACTTCAAAAGGAAGAGATCTGCTGATAATATGGTGAAACGGGCTCTTGCATCATGGGGAGACTCCTCTAGTGAGTCTGAAGATGAAACTGATGCATGTGacagttccatgatggcagttgaaagtGATGAAAATGAATATAATTCTATATTTGCTTTGATGGcccaatcagatgatgatgaggatgatgacaACAGtgaggtaaacttcagggatgttcagagaaatctgaaatcctattcaCCTAAGAAACTTATGTCTTTAGCTAGTGTATTGATTGATGTCTATCATAGTCTTGTGGAGGATAAAAATGTTTTGACCTTAGAGCTAGGAGAAGctgaacaaactagagatgaTCTG GAGAGAGATGATCTCTTGATAGTGATTGTAGACCTGAGGGAAACTATAGAGGGACTAAGAACTAAGTCTACACCTGGAAAttctggaaaaggaaaagaggtaTCCAGTGAGGCACACATTAGGCCTGAAAACGAGTTGAAAGCTTTGAAAACTAGCATGTGTGTTGAAACTGAGAAAAACAAGCATCTCCAAACTAAACTGGAAAGAGTAAAAAGTGATCTTGAAAAGTCCCTCAAATGGACCTGGTCCTCGGAAGCTATTACTGCCATGTATGTTAATAATGGTGGAAACAGGCAGAGAATaaggttccaaagggagaaaacccCTTACAACCCCCATATCAAGTATGTTACTATACTGCATAACTGGCtatgtacccactgtgggaacaatgggcatttCAAGGAAAATTGCCAAGCCATGGTCCAGTAtattcagaaaaacaaagtgtttgctaAAAATGTAACTACTAAAAAGGGACCAG GGAACAATGAAAGGAAGCAATCAgcaatg ATCTATGATAAAGGAAATAAGGTGGAGTTTTTGTCCAACATATGTACAGTTACTAATCTGTtaactggtgaagtggtacttgtggccaagagatacaagaacatctatatTGCTGATTTCAAGTCTATacaaagtggtgatctgagttgtctaAAAGctattgatgatgat gaccAGCTTGGTAAAGttgatgccaagagtgatgaaggaatctttttGGGGTATTCTTCTCAAAGCAAAGCCTACAAGATATACAACAAgtggactcaatgtgttgaggaaagtgttcATGTAATCTTTGACGAGTCATATCCCTCATGTAAGAAAAACAACAAGGATGATCAAGATGGGGAGCCCTTACTGGTTCCAGGTGAAGTCATCGACATGACAAATGGAAAGGTAAATATGATGAGCCAAATGGAGATAATGCTGACTCTTCCTCAAGGGAACCAG GTTCCTCGAGCTtgttggtatgaaaggttgtcaaagTTCCTCTTAGAAAACGGTTTTACAAGAGGGGAAATTGACAACACCTTGTTCATGAAGAAAaggggaaggaacctgctcattgttcagtTCTATGtcgatgatatcatttttggggaAATAGCTGATTCACTGTGtgagaatttgcaaaactcatgggaa TACATCAAGGAGCTACTGAAGAGGTTTgatatggaagcatcaaaagtgatAAACACTCACATTGCAACGGCCACTCGACTGGATATGGATGAGGTTGGATCTCCTGTGAATCAAACTATGTATAAAGGCATTGttgggtctcttctctatctcCCTGCCAGTAGACCTGATATTGTCTTCAGTGTAGGGCTATGTGAAG gttatcttgtggacaggaAAAGTACTTCTGGAATGACTCACTTTCTAGGATCATGTCTCAACTCTTGGGgaacaaggaagcaaaattca CAATTAGAGGATTTTGGGGTATTTACTAATTGTGTGCCTCTTCTATGTAATAACACCAATGCACTCAACATGTCCAAGAATCCAATTCAACACAaaagaaccaagcacattgatgtgagacATCACTTTCTAAGGGACAATATGGAGAAAGGGCTTATATATATGAAGTTCTACAATACAGAAGAccaaattgcagatatcttcaccaaagcattgAGTATGGAACATTTTATTGAGtag